One region of Candidatus Electrothrix rattekaaiensis genomic DNA includes:
- the mutS gene encoding DNA mismatch repair protein MutS, translating to MSAKTNPTQPTGPKITPMLRQYLEIKEQHPGTILFYRMGDFYEMFFEDAETASRVLGITLTSRNKGDENQVPMCGVPYHAVSGYLSKMVKAGYRVALCEQTEDPKEAKGIVKREVVRVVTPGVTTDDQLLDEKSNTFVCALTATRKGQKLLTVGLSFLDVSTGNFLISEIPLQDENLDPVLDEITRMQPAELLLADEETESLAVLSDMLCTLIPGLCLTERQAWSFTYDTALTTLNEHFNTSSLAGFGCQELETGICAAGALLTYIQETQKTDLSFIRQLSLLTRSGFLIIDESSRRNLELTETIIGGKRKGSLLSVLDRTSTPMGARLLRQRLLFPLQAPHKIEQRLTAVEILLNDALLRQELQELLVGIYDIERLCSRLILGHGNARDMAALKVSLGQLPELKKLLMNTPGGLLQEIGMELDPLFDLHELIYKAIRDDAPITLREGRLIREGFHEELDELIHLLRDGKQLILNLEAKERERTGIAKLKVGFNRVFGYYFEVSRAQKGELPEDFIRKQTLVNAERFITPELKELENKISTAQEKRLTLEYSLFLEIREKIAGQSERLLAAALCIARTDFLVSLARAADRYQYTRPVITERRTVSIAEGRHPVIERSLDPGSFVPNDVHLDQEANELLIITGPNMAGKSTVLRQTALIVLMAHIGSFVPADWAEIGIVDRIFTRVGAMDDLRRGQSTFMVEMNETANILNNATEHSLVILDEIGRGTSTYDGLAIAWAVAEELADKNGRGVKTMFATHYHELTDLATTHERIQNFSIAVREQDNRIHFLHKLVQGAASRSYGIQVAALAGVPDHVVERAQEILTNIEQGEFTATGEPTIAVSPKRKPQPCQLTLFPPKEDPVRNRLKEIDPDELTPRQAQELVYELSGLIQNE from the coding sequence GTGTCCGCCAAGACCAACCCAACCCAACCCACCGGCCCAAAAATCACCCCCATGCTCCGCCAGTACCTGGAAATCAAGGAGCAGCATCCAGGCACGATCCTCTTTTATCGGATGGGCGACTTTTATGAGATGTTCTTCGAGGATGCCGAGACCGCCTCGCGGGTGCTGGGCATCACCCTGACTTCACGCAACAAGGGGGATGAAAACCAAGTGCCCATGTGCGGGGTACCTTACCATGCGGTTTCCGGCTATCTGAGCAAGATGGTCAAGGCGGGCTACCGGGTGGCTCTTTGCGAGCAGACCGAAGATCCAAAAGAGGCCAAGGGTATTGTCAAGCGGGAGGTAGTCCGGGTAGTCACCCCCGGCGTAACCACGGACGATCAGCTCCTGGATGAGAAGAGCAACACCTTTGTCTGCGCCCTGACAGCAACCCGCAAGGGACAGAAGCTACTCACGGTCGGCCTGAGTTTTCTCGATGTCTCCACAGGGAATTTCCTGATCAGCGAAATCCCGCTCCAGGATGAAAACCTTGATCCGGTGCTTGACGAGATCACCCGGATGCAACCGGCAGAGCTGCTCCTTGCCGACGAGGAGACGGAATCCCTTGCCGTGCTCAGCGATATGCTGTGTACCCTTATTCCGGGACTCTGCCTGACTGAGCGACAGGCATGGTCATTTACCTATGACACAGCCCTGACCACCCTGAACGAGCATTTCAATACCAGCTCTCTGGCAGGCTTCGGGTGCCAGGAGCTGGAAACCGGGATCTGCGCTGCCGGTGCCCTGCTCACCTATATTCAGGAGACCCAGAAGACCGACCTTTCTTTTATCCGCCAGCTGAGCCTGCTCACCCGTTCAGGTTTCCTGATTATTGATGAGTCCTCCCGCCGTAACCTGGAGCTGACTGAAACCATTATCGGCGGCAAGCGCAAGGGATCCCTGCTCTCTGTCCTTGATCGGACCTCAACGCCTATGGGTGCCCGCCTGCTGCGGCAACGGCTGCTTTTTCCGCTTCAGGCACCGCATAAGATTGAGCAGCGGCTGACTGCCGTGGAAATCCTGCTCAATGATGCCCTCCTGCGCCAGGAACTTCAGGAGCTGCTGGTCGGTATCTATGATATCGAACGGCTCTGTAGTCGACTCATCCTAGGACACGGCAACGCTCGTGACATGGCCGCCCTGAAAGTTTCTCTGGGACAATTGCCGGAGCTGAAAAAACTGCTCATGAACACACCCGGTGGCCTGTTGCAGGAGATCGGCATGGAGCTGGACCCGCTGTTCGATCTCCACGAGCTGATCTACAAGGCCATCCGCGATGATGCCCCGATAACCCTGCGCGAAGGACGGCTAATCCGGGAAGGCTTTCACGAGGAGCTGGACGAGCTGATCCATCTCCTCCGGGACGGTAAACAGCTGATCCTCAATCTTGAGGCCAAGGAACGGGAGCGCACCGGCATTGCCAAGCTCAAGGTGGGCTTCAACAGGGTGTTCGGCTATTATTTCGAGGTCAGTCGGGCCCAGAAAGGGGAACTGCCCGAAGACTTTATCCGCAAACAGACCCTGGTCAATGCGGAGCGTTTTATCACCCCGGAACTCAAGGAACTAGAAAACAAGATCAGCACGGCTCAGGAAAAGCGGCTGACCCTGGAATACAGCCTCTTTCTGGAAATCCGGGAAAAGATTGCGGGCCAGAGCGAACGCCTGCTGGCCGCCGCCCTTTGCATCGCCCGCACCGACTTTCTGGTCAGTCTGGCCCGGGCAGCGGATCGTTACCAGTACACCCGCCCGGTCATCACGGAAAGGCGCACCGTTTCCATTGCTGAAGGTCGTCATCCTGTGATTGAGCGTTCTCTGGATCCGGGCAGCTTTGTGCCCAATGATGTCCATCTGGATCAGGAAGCAAACGAACTCTTGATCATCACCGGCCCCAATATGGCAGGTAAGTCCACCGTGCTCCGCCAGACCGCTCTGATCGTGCTTATGGCCCATATCGGCAGCTTTGTCCCGGCGGACTGGGCCGAGATCGGCATTGTGGACCGCATTTTCACCCGAGTCGGGGCCATGGATGATCTGCGCCGGGGCCAGTCTACTTTTATGGTGGAAATGAATGAGACCGCAAATATCCTCAATAATGCCACCGAGCACAGCTTGGTGATCCTGGATGAGATCGGACGCGGCACCTCCACTTATGACGGCCTTGCCATTGCCTGGGCCGTGGCTGAGGAGCTGGCGGATAAAAACGGGCGCGGGGTCAAGACCATGTTCGCCACCCATTACCATGAGCTGACCGATCTTGCCACCACCCACGAACGAATCCAGAACTTCTCCATTGCCGTGCGGGAGCAGGACAACCGGATTCATTTTCTTCACAAGCTGGTTCAAGGGGCTGCCAGCCGCAGCTATGGTATTCAGGTGGCGGCCCTGGCAGGCGTTCCCGACCATGTGGTTGAACGGGCACAGGAAATCTTGACCAATATTGAACAGGGGGAGTTTACTGCGACCGGGGAACCAACCATTGCTGTTTCGCCGAAGAGAAAACCGCAGCCCTGTCAGCTGACTTTGTTTCCGCCTAAAGAAGATCCTGTGCGCAATCGGCTGAAAGAGATTGACCCGGATGAACTGACCCCGAGACAGGCGCAGGAGCTGGTTTATGAATTATCCGGGCTAATCCAGAACGAATGA
- a CDS encoding ion transporter, translated as MNIRRRTWEIVEVAKAGDTASRVFDIFILTLIFLNVLAVIIGSVQSIQERFKVFFNVFEVISVIVFTIEYLVRLWSCTAHPRYIGRICDRLQFALRAMPIIDLLAILPFYLPFLGIDLRSLRALRLLRILRIAKVGRYYSSLNLIKHVFQAKKEELVLTSVLMGILLIISSTLLYYCENTVQPDAFSNIPATMWWSVATLTTVGYGDMYPVTFMGKLCASVIAILGIGMFALPTGILGAGFVEAIQEQKELKKICPHCGKELP; from the coding sequence ATGAATATTCGTAGACGCACATGGGAGATTGTTGAAGTAGCCAAAGCCGGAGATACGGCAAGCCGTGTGTTCGATATCTTTATCCTCACCTTGATTTTTCTGAATGTCCTAGCGGTGATCATAGGCTCGGTTCAGTCTATTCAGGAACGTTTTAAAGTGTTCTTCAATGTATTCGAGGTGATATCCGTTATCGTGTTCACCATAGAATATCTGGTACGCTTGTGGTCATGCACAGCCCATCCGCGATATATCGGTCGTATTTGTGACCGTCTTCAATTTGCCTTACGGGCAATGCCGATTATCGATCTTCTTGCCATCCTTCCGTTCTACCTGCCATTTCTGGGAATAGACCTTCGGTCGCTCCGAGCCCTGCGCCTCCTTAGAATCCTCCGTATAGCCAAGGTCGGTCGGTATTATTCCTCACTTAACCTTATCAAGCATGTGTTTCAGGCGAAAAAGGAAGAACTCGTTCTTACGTCGGTACTGATGGGCATTCTCTTAATTATTTCATCAACTCTTTTGTACTATTGTGAAAATACAGTCCAACCGGATGCCTTTTCAAACATCCCCGCAACAATGTGGTGGTCGGTTGCTACACTTACGACCGTTGGATACGGAGATATGTATCCTGTCACTTTCATGGGAAAACTCTGTGCAAGCGTGATTGCTATTCTTGGGATAGGGATGTTTGCCTTGCCGACAGGAATTCTGGGAGCGGGATTCGTTGAAGCAATCCAAGAACAGAAGGAGCTGAAGAAGATTTGTCCACATTGCGGTAAGGAGCTTCCCTAA
- a CDS encoding YfcE family phosphodiesterase produces MIKAGILSDTHLTTINREFIQRTKQCFADCDVIIHAGDLVDISLLEAFPDKTVHAVHGNCCRRNTLAVLPTQKTFQLGNFTIGVTHGNRLGRHAETIEAGLWNLFPQADCMIYGHTHHAVCHRTPGEQGKLIINPGAFQINGRYGMPCCYAILEAGERLKGSLHELPLG; encoded by the coding sequence ATGATCAAGGCAGGCATACTTTCAGACACCCATCTCACCACAATAAATCGAGAATTTATCCAACGGACCAAACAATGCTTTGCCGACTGCGATGTGATTATCCATGCCGGTGATCTGGTCGATATCTCTTTGCTGGAGGCATTCCCGGACAAAACCGTTCACGCGGTCCACGGCAACTGTTGCCGCAGAAACACGCTGGCAGTCCTGCCTACCCAGAAGACCTTTCAGCTCGGCAACTTTACCATCGGCGTGACCCACGGCAACCGGTTGGGCAGACATGCCGAAACTATCGAGGCCGGCCTGTGGAATCTCTTTCCCCAAGCGGACTGTATGATTTACGGACATACCCATCATGCGGTCTGTCACCGCACTCCGGGAGAACAGGGAAAACTTATTATCAATCCCGGTGCGTTTCAGATAAACGGCAGGTACGGGATGCCCTGCTGTTATGCGATCTTGGAGGCTGGTGAGCGGTTGAAGGGTTCGCTGCATGAGTTGCCGTTGGGGTGA
- the efp gene encoding elongation factor P gives MYTASDLRKGLKVQIDGDPYIIIDFEFSKPGKGQALYRTKMRSMISGNQFTQTYRSNDKFEKPDLEERTMQYLYSQDDEFHFMDTSNYEQIFLTREQLGDNINFLKDNMEVQVLFFGGDRPIDISLPIFVDLEVTRADPWVKGDTSGTDTKPVTVETGFQLQVPPFINEGDKIQIDTRSGDYITRTKD, from the coding sequence ATGTATACAGCATCAGATTTGCGCAAAGGACTCAAGGTTCAGATCGACGGAGATCCCTATATTATTATAGACTTTGAATTCTCCAAACCGGGTAAGGGTCAGGCCCTGTACCGTACCAAGATGCGCAGCATGATCTCCGGCAACCAATTCACCCAGACGTACCGGTCCAATGATAAATTTGAAAAGCCGGATCTGGAAGAACGCACCATGCAGTACCTCTATTCCCAGGACGATGAGTTTCACTTCATGGACACGTCAAATTATGAGCAGATCTTTCTGACCAGAGAACAGCTCGGCGATAATATTAATTTCTTGAAAGACAATATGGAGGTGCAGGTGCTTTTCTTTGGCGGTGATCGTCCCATTGATATCAGCCTACCCATCTTTGTTGACTTGGAAGTCACCCGTGCTGATCCTTGGGTCAAAGGAGATACCTCGGGCACGGATACCAAGCCGGTGACTGTGGAAACCGGGTTTCAGTTGCAGGTACCGCCTTTTATTAATGAGGGAGATAAAATCCAGATCGACACCCGGTCCGGGGATTATATCACCAGGACAAAGGATTGA
- the mltF gene encoding membrane-bound lytic murein transglycosylase MltF, with product MKKKTFHRFFLTILSTGVFFAAFFAVVPDCLQPSGTLRDIRQQQKLRVIMTNNANVYYRYREEYMGFEYDLVRAFAEYLGVDLEIMTPEWDTMFQLLDAGKADLVAAGLTVTPSREALADFSDGHLEVQQQVIVHKSNDTLQELADLEGKIIHLRAGTSYAERIREFREDGYALQTVLHRNLPTEELIRQVAIGEIEATVADSNIALLNQRYYPDMRISFPIEEVQTVAWAVRTGETELLNQINTFFELIKENGVFGRIYERYYRDVSIFDYVDLKKFHKRLKTRLPKYKHIIRKETKKYGFDWRMIVAVMYQESHFDPRARSHTGVRGLMQVTKATAREMGIRNRLDPAQSIRAGVGYLAKLYARFADIKDADERLLFALASYNIGYGHVRDAQKICRRKGWNHRRWAAMEKALPLLRLKRYYKDTEYGYARGTEPVRYIRRILLYFDIIKQKSREKG from the coding sequence GTGAAGAAGAAAACGTTCCACAGATTTTTCTTGACCATACTGTCAACAGGTGTTTTTTTTGCCGCTTTTTTTGCAGTTGTCCCGGATTGCTTACAGCCGTCCGGGACGCTGCGCGATATCCGGCAGCAGCAGAAGCTCCGGGTCATTATGACCAATAATGCCAATGTATACTACCGCTACCGGGAAGAGTACATGGGCTTTGAGTATGATCTGGTACGGGCGTTTGCCGAGTACCTCGGAGTTGACTTGGAAATCATGACACCGGAATGGGATACGATGTTTCAGCTTCTTGATGCTGGCAAGGCGGATCTTGTTGCGGCGGGCCTGACAGTCACCCCGTCGCGGGAGGCTCTGGCTGATTTTTCTGACGGACATCTGGAAGTACAGCAGCAGGTCATTGTGCATAAAAGTAATGATACTCTCCAGGAGCTTGCCGATCTGGAAGGGAAAATAATCCATCTCCGTGCAGGAACCTCCTATGCGGAGCGGATTCGTGAATTTAGGGAGGACGGATATGCTTTACAGACTGTCCTGCATAGAAATTTACCGACAGAGGAATTGATCCGTCAGGTTGCGATCGGAGAAATTGAGGCGACTGTTGCGGATTCAAATATCGCCCTCTTGAATCAACGTTATTATCCTGACATGCGCATTTCCTTTCCTATAGAAGAAGTGCAGACAGTGGCTTGGGCTGTGCGGACCGGAGAAACGGAACTGCTCAATCAGATCAATACGTTTTTTGAACTGATCAAGGAAAATGGCGTGTTCGGCAGAATCTATGAACGATATTATCGCGATGTGAGTATCTTTGACTATGTGGATCTGAAGAAATTTCATAAACGCCTGAAAACCCGTCTCCCGAAATACAAACATATTATCCGCAAGGAAACGAAAAAATACGGTTTTGACTGGCGCATGATTGTTGCGGTCATGTATCAGGAATCCCATTTTGATCCACGAGCGAGAAGTCATACCGGGGTGCGCGGACTCATGCAGGTCACCAAGGCGACAGCGCGTGAAATGGGGATCAGGAACCGGCTTGATCCGGCCCAGAGTATCCGGGCCGGTGTGGGATATCTTGCCAAACTCTATGCCCGTTTTGCCGATATAAAGGATGCAGATGAACGCCTGCTTTTTGCCTTGGCCAGCTATAATATCGGGTACGGTCATGTCCGGGATGCCCAGAAGATATGTCGGCGCAAGGGCTGGAATCACAGGCGTTGGGCTGCAATGGAAAAGGCTCTGCCTCTGCTCCGGCTGAAACGATATTACAAGGATACGGAATACGGTTATGCCAGAGGGACAGAGCCGGTTCGTTACATCAGGCGTATTCTGCTCTATTTTGATATTATCAAACAGAAAAGCAGGGAAAAGGGATAA
- a CDS encoding ATP-binding protein: MRYIEPYIRQDLAKKMVFVGGPRQVGKTTLAQYILARTTGRYFNWDYDVDRQAVLNRQWSDDAPLLVFDELHKFPRWKNWLKGIYDVEGDRHSILVTGSARLDIYRRGGDSMLGRYHYWRLHPYTIDELPDGVEKKEGFERLMQLGGFPEPFLENDARTARRWQRERLNRVLQEDIRDLEPVRDIGNLVLLLDLLRTRVGGLLVLSNLAQDLQVAPQSVKAWLSVFERMYLLFTVRPYTRSLPRAVQKPPKVYFFDNQDVSGDAGARFENLVATHLLKRLHFEEDYDGRICQLHYIRDKEGREVDFAIVRDNVLEELIEVKYNDTSVSRHLKYYVDKLRPARATQLVATLDTPFDQDGIRVTGPLDYFANPPWAEALTS; encoded by the coding sequence ATGCGATATATTGAACCGTACATCAGACAGGATCTTGCCAAGAAGATGGTTTTTGTCGGCGGCCCGCGCCAGGTCGGCAAAACTACGCTGGCCCAGTACATTCTTGCCCGGACAACAGGGCGGTATTTTAACTGGGATTATGATGTTGACCGGCAGGCCGTGCTTAACAGACAGTGGTCGGATGATGCTCCTCTGCTTGTCTTTGATGAGCTGCATAAATTTCCCCGCTGGAAAAACTGGCTCAAAGGAATCTATGACGTGGAAGGCGACAGGCACTCTATTCTCGTCACCGGTTCAGCCCGCCTTGACATCTATCGACGCGGCGGGGACTCCATGCTGGGACGATATCATTACTGGCGGCTGCATCCCTACACGATTGACGAGCTTCCCGACGGTGTGGAAAAGAAAGAGGGTTTTGAGCGTCTTATGCAGTTGGGAGGGTTCCCTGAACCTTTTCTTGAAAATGATGCGCGAACTGCCCGACGTTGGCAGCGGGAGCGACTGAACAGAGTGTTGCAGGAAGATATTCGGGATTTGGAACCTGTGCGCGACATAGGTAATCTGGTTCTGCTGCTCGACCTGCTCCGCACCCGCGTGGGCGGTCTGCTGGTACTGTCGAATCTGGCGCAGGATCTTCAGGTGGCCCCGCAAAGCGTCAAGGCGTGGTTGTCGGTTTTTGAACGAATGTACCTGTTGTTCACTGTTCGTCCCTATACCCGTTCCCTGCCCCGAGCTGTGCAGAAACCGCCCAAGGTCTACTTCTTTGACAATCAGGATGTTTCGGGGGATGCAGGTGCTCGTTTTGAGAATCTGGTGGCGACGCATCTTCTCAAGCGATTGCATTTTGAGGAGGATTATGATGGTCGTATCTGTCAGCTCCACTACATTCGTGATAAAGAAGGGCGGGAGGTTGACTTTGCTATTGTGCGGGACAATGTCTTGGAAGAGCTGATTGAAGTGAAATACAACGATACCTCTGTTTCCCGTCATCTTAAATACTATGTTGATAAGCTCAGGCCAGCCAGAGCAACGCAGTTGGTGGCAACTTTGGATACGCCCTTTGATCAGGACGGTATCCGGGTGACCGGTCCGCTGGATTACTTCGCAAATCCGCCTTGGGCCGAGGCGCTGACAAGCTGA
- a CDS encoding type I restriction enzyme HsdR N-terminal domain-containing protein, translated as MNRNIPDHHLVYGTLKDYLTGEELPDTDDEQLRQELARMMVEEKGFAKEELEPRLSIETLFNHIFVRSIIDLTVSCNGQRLFVLRYGPGSLVTREKSALAAARVLDSAYCIPLAVVTNSRDAELLESQSGKVLGTGLEAIPDRTRAEKLMKEYPAIPPLTGAARERNLRVLNAFDLEVCCRNYALGLF; from the coding sequence ATGAATCGCAATATTCCCGACCACCATTTGGTCTACGGCACCCTCAAAGATTACCTGACCGGCGAAGAATTACCGGACACGGATGATGAACAACTCCGGCAAGAGCTGGCGCGGATGATGGTGGAGGAAAAGGGCTTTGCCAAGGAGGAGTTGGAACCTCGCTTGAGCATTGAGACCCTGTTTAACCACATTTTTGTCCGCTCAATCATTGACCTGACCGTGTCCTGCAACGGACAGCGTCTCTTTGTGCTTCGCTACGGCCCCGGCTCTCTCGTGACTCGTGAAAAATCGGCCTTGGCAGCGGCACGGGTGCTGGATAGTGCTTACTGTATTCCTCTGGCGGTGGTGACTAACAGTCGTGATGCTGAGCTGCTCGAAAGTCAAAGCGGCAAGGTGTTGGGTACCGGCCTAGAGGCGATCCCTGATAGGACACGGGCTGAAAAACTGATGAAGGAATATCCTGCCATTCCTCCCCTGACCGGAGCAGCACGAGAGCGCAATCTGCGGGTGCTTAATGCCTTTGATCTGGAGGTCTGCTGTAGGAATTATGCGCTGGGATTGTTTTGA
- a CDS encoding diguanylate cyclase — protein MKSEYQDSLTGIANRRHFDRQLKRAWLNAQKTGNPLSLLLCDVDYFKPFNEHYGRSAGDTCLGQIAECLQTTLRRPTDLAARYEGDQFAILLPYTEAHETLIITDRILTEVRVLAIPHAQSDVAQVVTISIGGHSLWPVPGSSIKTIMNLAEIRLFQAKHCGQNQSRLSTACRETLDD, from the coding sequence GTGAAATCGGAGTATCAGGACAGCTTAACAGGCATCGCCAATCGGCGTCATTTTGATAGGCAACTCAAAAGAGCTTGGCTCAATGCGCAAAAAACAGGAAACCCGCTCTCTCTCCTGCTCTGCGATGTTGATTATTTTAAACCATTCAATGAGCACTATGGTCGTTCTGCGGGTGATACCTGCCTCGGGCAGATTGCTGAGTGCCTCCAAACGACACTCCGCCGCCCGACAGATCTGGCAGCTCGATACGAGGGGGATCAATTCGCCATCCTGCTCCCCTACACTGAAGCCCATGAAACACTCATCATTACTGATCGAATACTCACTGAGGTGCGCGTCCTTGCCATTCCCCATGCGCAATCCGATGTAGCCCAAGTCGTGACGATCAGCATAGGGGGGCATAGCCTCTGGCCCGTACCTGGATCATCAATCAAAACAATAATGAACCTTGCTGAAATACGCCTATTTCAAGCCAAGCATTGCGGACAAAATCAAAGCAGACTCAGCACGGCCTGCCGAGAGACACTTGACGACTGA
- a CDS encoding PaeR7I family type II restriction endonuclease — translation MVLTLSNYKIKTKNAVQSFWANRSAAQQQQKKSGKSDQGERSGVTAGKNMDGFTELFIDIIHENGLNNVEIHQKRSVLTLPGFFRPTKLWDLLVTHRGELIAAIELKSQVGPSFGNNFNNRTEEAIGTALDLWTAYREGAFGNQPRPFVGWLMLVEDAEKSRSPIRDTSPHFPLFEEFKGASYLQRYDLLCQKMMKEQLYTNATLIASPRTAIESGSFSELSIMTGMRTFVSSLAGHVAAEAVRVNE, via the coding sequence GTGGTGCTTACCCTCTCAAATTACAAAATAAAAACAAAGAATGCTGTGCAATCTTTCTGGGCGAATCGCTCTGCTGCTCAACAACAGCAAAAAAAATCGGGAAAATCAGATCAAGGGGAACGATCAGGCGTAACAGCCGGAAAGAACATGGACGGCTTTACTGAACTGTTCATTGACATTATCCATGAAAATGGGCTGAACAATGTAGAGATACATCAAAAACGCTCAGTCCTGACATTGCCGGGTTTCTTCCGCCCGACAAAACTGTGGGATTTGTTGGTGACACACAGGGGAGAATTAATCGCCGCTATTGAACTTAAAAGTCAGGTCGGTCCTTCATTCGGAAATAATTTCAACAACAGAACAGAAGAAGCTATCGGTACAGCTCTCGATTTATGGACGGCATATCGGGAAGGAGCTTTTGGCAACCAGCCCCGCCCTTTTGTCGGTTGGCTGATGCTGGTTGAAGATGCCGAAAAATCACGTTCTCCGATTCGCGATACATCGCCACACTTTCCTCTTTTTGAAGAATTCAAGGGGGCATCGTATCTTCAAAGATATGATCTCTTATGTCAGAAGATGATGAAGGAACAACTGTATACAAACGCAACCCTTATCGCTTCCCCTCGTACTGCCATCGAAAGCGGATCTTTTTCCGAGTTATCAATAATGACCGGCATGAGGACATTTGTCAGCTCGTTAGCAGGACATGTTGCCGCCGAAGCAGTGAGGGTTAACGAATAA
- a CDS encoding TaqI-like C-terminal specificity domain-containing protein: MSGLVQSTLFELVYPEGPLVSQEAKNAIEELALSNNREIRGAVYTRPEVVAFILDLIEFKPDKPLFQKRIMEPSFGNGDFLLPIIDRILTSWKRYSKSRDSNELKNALLAVELHRQSFAQTKGSVVSRLTDHGIPQNEAIEIAQTWLIQGDFLLDIPSQQFDFVTGNPPYVKQELIPAPLLKEYRNRFTTMYDRADLYVPFFEKALSVLGTSGVLGFICADRWMKNKYGGPLRKLISDTYHLRAYVDMVDTDAFLSNVSAYPAITIIDRNRNGLTKILRRPKIEKKTLSALASEILAPTLPNGSTIQEMSNAIKNNEPWLLDPTGQTQSLLQRLELEFPTIEEAGCKVGIGVATGADKIFIGNYEALDVEQDRKLPLVRTKDIKTGQVIWQGDGIINPFDNTGKLVNLNTYPRLKKYLQKHKTTIANRHCAKKSPANWYRTIDRITPSLTYVPKLLIPDIKGKAHIVFESGKLYPHHNLYYIISDSWDLQALQAILLSDIAKFFITTYSTKMRGGYLRFQAQYLRRIRLPCWNNVSNSMRKELITAGSTRNIASCNQAAFKLYGLSKEERITLNSNGE; the protein is encoded by the coding sequence ATGTCCGGTTTAGTTCAATCGACATTATTTGAGCTTGTCTATCCGGAAGGCCCGCTCGTCTCTCAAGAGGCAAAAAACGCGATTGAAGAGCTTGCACTCAGTAATAATCGAGAGATTCGCGGAGCGGTATATACGCGCCCTGAAGTTGTTGCCTTTATACTAGATCTTATTGAATTCAAACCGGATAAACCTCTTTTTCAAAAACGCATCATGGAGCCTTCCTTCGGAAACGGAGATTTCTTGCTTCCAATAATTGACCGGATACTTACCTCATGGAAACGGTATTCAAAATCAAGGGACAGCAACGAGCTGAAAAACGCTCTTCTTGCCGTAGAGTTGCACCGGCAAAGCTTTGCTCAAACAAAAGGATCCGTAGTGAGCAGATTGACTGATCACGGCATCCCTCAAAATGAAGCAATTGAAATAGCGCAGACCTGGCTGATACAAGGGGACTTCCTGCTTGACATCCCAAGCCAACAGTTCGATTTTGTTACAGGAAACCCACCATACGTCAAACAGGAACTCATTCCAGCACCGCTCTTAAAGGAATACCGGAACCGTTTCACGACAATGTATGATCGAGCAGATCTCTATGTTCCTTTTTTCGAAAAAGCGTTGTCTGTATTGGGAACCTCGGGAGTACTGGGATTTATTTGTGCAGATCGTTGGATGAAAAACAAATACGGCGGGCCGCTACGCAAGCTCATATCTGACACCTACCATTTGAGGGCTTATGTGGATATGGTGGACACAGATGCTTTTCTTTCCAATGTCAGTGCCTATCCCGCAATAACAATAATAGATAGAAACCGAAACGGCCTAACAAAAATTCTTCGAAGGCCGAAAATAGAAAAAAAAACATTATCTGCTTTGGCATCCGAGATCCTTGCTCCGACTTTACCCAACGGATCGACGATACAGGAAATGAGCAATGCAATTAAAAATAACGAACCTTGGCTCCTGGACCCAACAGGTCAAACACAATCGTTATTACAACGCCTTGAACTCGAATTCCCTACCATTGAAGAAGCGGGTTGCAAGGTCGGCATCGGGGTCGCAACAGGAGCGGATAAAATTTTCATAGGCAACTATGAAGCCCTTGATGTAGAACAAGACAGGAAACTTCCTTTGGTAAGGACGAAGGACATTAAAACCGGTCAGGTTATCTGGCAAGGTGATGGCATAATCAACCCGTTTGACAACACAGGAAAACTAGTTAATCTTAATACCTACCCACGATTAAAAAAATACCTGCAAAAGCATAAAACGACCATAGCCAACCGGCATTGCGCAAAGAAATCCCCGGCAAACTGGTATCGTACTATTGATCGCATCACCCCCTCTCTGACATATGTTCCTAAACTTTTAATTCCCGACATAAAAGGAAAAGCCCATATCGTCTTTGAATCCGGCAAATTATACCCTCACCATAATCTATATTATATCATTTCCGATTCATGGGATTTACAGGCACTTCAAGCAATATTGCTCTCCGATATAGCAAAATTCTTTATCACAACCTATTCAACAAAAATGCGTGGTGGCTATCTTCGTTTTCAAGCTCAATATCTTCGACGTATACGACTGCCCTGCTGGAACAATGTTTCCAACTCAATGCGCAAAGAACTTATTACAGCCGGTTCCACAAGAAATATTGCCTCCTGCAATCAAGCGGCCTTCAAACTTTACGGCTTGAGCAAAGAAGAAAGGATCACCCTCAACAGTAACGGAGAATAG